TTAcatgaaatatagtttattttgcTCAATCAGAGTTGCATGAATGAGACTATATTAGTTTCTGAGTTCTTGGGACTTGACttcttgagtgttttttttttttttttcctccaacgaaagcaagcttaaaaaaaattacgTAGTAGAGATCTCAAGGCTTGCATTGGTCACATACCAAGATCTTCTGTCAACCCTGTCTACTGCTGAGcatgtgacttcattttcactgaaTTTCTTACCTGCTAAGGCTGCTTTTCTTCTTCATTGTAGGACTGGTCCGAGTAATTTAATTTCTCCAGAATCATTTTGTGCAGCTATTTTTCACTTTATCAACTTGTTTCTTTGTCTAATTTCAATAGAAACAGTTGGCAATGATACTAGAAATGAAGCTTACATTGACTAATTGTATATTTCTCCCTGCCCCTTTAGATTTGAAATCTAAAGGCCAAGAATAAGAATTAAGAAAGACATGAAAACTTCAGTAGAATTTTAACTTGAGACACAGAATTAGTGACGATCaatgtaaattcttttttttttttttaattatgtcaccttttattattttacagcaTATTTCCAAAAAATGCCATTACAGTTGCCTTAACTGCTCTATAAGACCTGGAATCAAAGAACACTGAGAATTAGAACACACACATCAAGCTGTAATACCTACTTGTGCTGAACCATTACTACCAAAGGGATGTTGTTTCTTAAATAAGCAGATGTGtggcaatgcaaaataaaatacaaactggTTAGAACAGTAAACTTTGTTTCAGTGGCTACAGAAAGGAGgtggttttgttgtgttttttttttttaacacatctgGCCTGGCAGCAAGATGTAATATGCATTTAGAGCAATACATGCCCTGAAAGCTTATATTTTCAGTTGTGTGCATCACCTGAACTCAGAGCCCAGATGAAAAAAGTAATCACTCTCCACACCCTCAACACCCCTCCCTTCATAAGGTCACAATATTCCTAAACTCGAGATTCTTGGTGAACTATTTTACAATTTTTCCTCCAGTGACACTGgatgcttttagttttttctcTGAAAGAGAAGCAATGAAAATGCAAGGACACCCTCCagggtccaattttcacatcacATTCTCCAAGTAGTAAAATAGCAGCTCTATAATGTGGATGAAaaaagttttcagtttcttcctaTTCCTCCTTCAGTTTTTAATCATATTGGCATTAAAATTTATCTGGAGTCAGTGGGCTTTCCCAAAGAAAATTTTTAGTTGCCAAGtacttttagaaatttattaaAGCGTTACATATATGTAATTAGCTCTTAtctaccaaaaatatatatatgtatatatatttgtatttatttatcttacctTCACTGaagtgcgttttttttttttttcctggctgaaCATAAGAACCTAGTGGACGGACAAATGCtggctttatttctttataaGCAGTAACtggagtcttttttcttttcattcaataGAAACTGCGTGTTCATAATAAACTCACAAAAGGCAATATAAGGAAACACCTACTGAACAGGCATCTGCCAAACAAGTCATGTTAAGGTTGGACTCTGCCAAGTAGCACTATGGCATTATAGgcattccatttttcttttttcaagtctGTCAGTTCTTTGCTAATTTTTCCCCCCAGCAGGGGAGAGTGTGTAATCACAAAGTAAGGCCTAGAAACCATTCATAGTCACTCCCAATATTAGGGTGGACATCATTCTCAAGAGCTGATATAAACCAGACTGAACAGGAAGTACTCAACTAGAACCACATTTGGTCCCATTCAAATAGTCTCCACTAACACTTTGCTGATACACATGTTCCCTTCTCGACTGATTTTGTGTTAACCTTTAAAAAACTTCTAACAAGTAAGACTGCAAAGTTTTCATAGAGTTGTAGTCTTAGGGGGACTGCTATGTTCCAAAGAATATGTTTTAATTCACAAAATGTCATTGGTAACGTCTTGTCCATAAACATGGttggcaaaattaaaaaaaggcaCAAAAGGGGAATAACGAGAAATGCTTTCCACTTTCAGTGAAGAGTACCAAAGCAAATATCTTTCacgagaaaaggcagagaaaagtgTTCAGTACGTCATGCACAActtgagctaaaaaaaaaaaaaattctcttctaGGTCCTGAAGCTTGAGAAAATGAGTTTTCCTAATCACGTGCTTCATgtcaaataaaatgtaaagctGCACAAATACATGTTTGGTTTAACAGtggaccctttttttttttttaagtgaggcaATTAAACAAAggacaacaaaaccaaaataccTTCATCAACAAAGCAACTCCACCTGTTGCCTCTGTCCCTTTTACCACTTAGTGGGGTAAAATGTCCGGTAGAATGTAAAATGCAGCATTCTCAATCATGGGATCTAGAAACTTTTCATGATAACTTATTGCAAATTGCACTTGACAGCTCACCACGACAATGGAAAACTGGCCCCTTGTTCGCTTATACAGTCCTTGAGCCCCAAAGGGAAGTCACCAGTAGAATGACCTGGATAAAAAGTTTGCAGCTGTGCTCAGCCAGCTAGCCCCGGCCTCCGGGTGGGAGCCCACCCGGGACACCGCCTTGTCCTGCTCCCTCGTGGGGCTCTCATCCTCGGGCAGGTAGTCAGGCAGCTCCGTGTTCTGCTCCACCTCCACAGGCGTGTCCTGGAACGGGACCAGCATCTCTTCTCCACTTTCACTCTTCACAACTTGCTGAGCCTTCATAACCTTGGTTGATGCTATTGCTGATGCCAACGCCTCTGCTTTAAGGTCTGAACGGATTCGTACCACACATCTCTGAACGGCCATTTGAAAAGTAAAGCTAATAACACCTTTAATTTTTAACAAGGCCTCTTCACACAGGTTTCTCCGGGACGTATCATCAAGACCATCTATATGCAAAACCACTGTTTTGGCACGTTTGTTTGTAGTTCCCAGGAAAAACTGAGCTTTCCTTCGACGTGAATTCATTTCACTGAAACTATCCCCATCTGCCATATTGGAAGATTGAAGAATGTCATAGATTTCAGAGGCTAGCAGTTTTGTTTCCCCTGGAGTTGTAGACTTCTGTATAACATTTTGCAAGCTTAACATCATTCCCAACTCTCCTTTCATCTTTTCTCTGTTGGCACGGCACTCTGCCAAGTATCGAAGAGCGAGCAAAGCTGAGTGGACGACAGGGGGGTTGGGATGGTCCATAAATAAAATAAGGCCAGGCAGACATCCCTGATCCTGGACAATGGCTCGTCGGTTTAAAGGATCTGCGGCTAGGTCTCGAAGCTGGTTAACTACAGAGAGAGCGTCAGGTTCCTCATTCATGGTGGAGGAGGACGAATTCATCTTCTATGCCATACACGTGGACAAAATCTTCTTAAATTCACTCCAGCGCTCTAGGAATTCACAGCCTGCCGCACCATTAGGGCCACATCGACGATGAGGTAGAGGAACCCAGAGGCGCGTAGCAGAGTCAGTGACGACAAACGACCAAGCTGTCTTCTGGAGCCTAGACGCGAAGACGCTGGCGGGGAAAGGCTCTATAGACTCTCCCTCATGACCCAACCACCTCCGCCGGTTCTGCCCTCCCATTCCAATGTAAATTCTTGATGTTTAATCTGAGGTGAaacctaaattaaaaaatttacattaaatattctgttaaaaatgcagatttgaaTGTTTGGATTGTATTCCTTTTCATCTTTATAAAGGAACGATTCTATTGATTATACCAGAAAGCACACAGAAACAAACCCCCAATAATTAGGTGCTTTTGGAAATTCTTACAACCATACAtcttgatattattttaaaattaattttctgattgtgaggtatttttaaagagaagtaaaaatgtattttagcCGTCATAATGTTACAAAATACCCCTGATCACTTCTTTTCcctcaagaataaataaaaatcaacatacTCATTTAATTTCTTAATGTTTACTTCATTTTTAGAAGCCTGATTCAGGTCTATCTTGCTGTGAAGGTGCAAAGTAGTCAGGCTTTGAATAACAATATTTGCTGAAGCTACCTATTGAAACTAAGTAGTGGGTGCTCTGGCATTTGAGCCTGAGTGCCTGGGTTTACATCCTGACTTTCCCTGTGGTTGTGAGTTGTGTAGTTGTAGTCTGGTGAGTTACATATCCCCTTAGTTTCTTGACTATTAAGTGAGCTCTGAGTACCAAATCTTAACAACTATGGTATATAGACCAGTGCCCAGAATGTGATATGTACTATGTAACTCATATATtgttgttatttctatttttgtccattaatttaaaaaatattcctttatTTGGCTGAGTCGtgttttagttgcagcaggtgggcttctctctagttgcagtgtgtgagttccccagtggcatgtgggatcttggttccttggccagggattgaacccacatcccctgcattggaaggtgatttCTTAATCACTGTAATATCAGGGAAGTCCGTGTCTAACAATTTAAGATGaacttttgtaaatattaatagtaaatttGAAACAACAGTTTATCAACAACTTTGGGTTAatattcttgtttcttgagaaagGAATGTAGAAGTGACCGACTGAAATGATGATATGAACTGTGTAGGTCTACTTTGGATCAATATGATCTAAAATGTAGTCACATCTCATTTAAATTGAAAAAGCTGTATTTCTTGTGTGATCACTTAAAGGCTTTAGTCACAATTACACAAAGTACAGAAGAGAAGCCACACCTCTAGATAAAATATTCCTTATAGAAATGTGCTGCTTGCTCTTTTCTTGCCATTTTGGATGGGAGAGAAGTGTGGTTTCTATCATATATTGTACTTGGCTCTGTAACAAATATCagcagaaaaaggaatgaaagaaggaaagctTTAGATGAATTGCGGGGAAAGGAGACTTCACTTTTAATTCAATTCTCATATAATTAAAGAGATATTATGAAAAtgtgtaagagaaaaaaaaaatcaggtcagAGTTCTTACTGAAATCCATATTCAAACCACCAAGAGTTATGTAAAAATTTAATCACCATTTaccttatttttgatatttttcttagaCCTGCACATATGTATTTGGTCTAACATGTGAGACGAATCCTGTAAGTCTGGCTAGCTGTCAAGTAATCAGATTATTGTCAATGATGATAACCATAGAAACGTGACAGTCTTCATACTGAAGATGGTCTGACCTACTCTAGTAAGCAAGGACCTTTGAATTGATATTCTAGCAATGGAAATAGATTTGAGTCTGTGTAAACGTGTCTGTTGCCCAATATTCTTTTAAACTGATGGTAAAAGTGTCAGTTTCTCTGTTTGCTCTGAGAGATCATGGTTGCAAAGTGTGTTCACAAGTGCTCTGTTGACCCAACATTTACTGACTGTGTGAACCCCCAATTTATTCAATGttatcaaatgaatgaatactCAGTCAAGCAGTCATCAAAAAGATAACACTCTTAGTCTTACTTGAttgcatttttttctactttaattgttatctttgctaatttttttttattattatacaactaagaatattttttctttttatcagctaatttccttattaattttccttaaaaatatcttGACTCCAAGCTCAAAGTGCACTGACATCTCTCCTGGAGAAAATTTTAGAAACAGCTGCAGTTTTATTATAAGAGTTAATTATCCCTAAGTCCTCAAGATACAAGTTTTGTCCTCAGAAGGCAAACTTCAtggaattgtgattttttttttttggttttatttattttatttatttttatttatttattttatttgagtttTAATTAGCTACAGAAATGGGTTTACACTTTGGGAAGAAGACGTTGACTCTTCTAATTATTTGCAAACTGTTTTACTATAGACTGAATTTCAGTCCTTTGGTGAATAATTCATGTGCTTTTATTCTATGCTGTCAATCATATCATGTCTTTTTATTGAAACAGTATTCACTACTGATAGGAGATAGAAGCATACTGGCCTAGAAAATACACTGactctacaaaaagaaaaatgcttatcctgaaatgaatgcaattttgaATGTTCATTTGCCTCAATAGCATATGAAGTTTAGCATGTCCTATAATTTACCTTTctcattttctaattattttgctCATAAAAAGGGTAAATCATTTTATTACTCTCAAACACTCACTATTTGAAATCTCCCTATATTGTTTCATTGTGCTACAGTTATTAAGTTTTAATGAATTCTTGTGTGGGAGGTATGTACCATTTATTCAAGAGATGTTTATTAAATACTCTCTAAGCAAACATCATTGACATGTACATTTAGAAGAAATCTTAAATCCTTAGAGATCTTTTAGtcaaaaatctgtcattgtttagGTGAATATTCTCAAGATCAGTGTGGTGAAGTGCATTTTCTAGAGCCATAAAAGTTGCTCTCTGGTTTATTATGACAATAAATGCAAGGAAAGTGTTAGAGTTAGCCTTTGACACAGCAAGgggaatagcaaggaaagataagaaagccttcctcagtgatcagtgcaaagaaatagagaaaaacaatagaatgggaaagactaaagagctcttcgagaaaattagagataccaagggaacatttcatgcaaagatgggctcaataaaggacagaaatggtagggacctaacagaagcagaagatattaagaagaggtgccgagaatacacagaagaactgtacaaaaaagatcttcacgacccagataatcatgatggtgtgctcactcacctagagccagacatcctggaatgtgaagtcaagtgggccttccttaggaagcatcactatgaacaaagctagtggaggtgatggaattccagttgatctatttcatactgtaaaagatgatgctgtgaaagtgctgcactcaatatgccagcaaatttggaaaactcagcaatggccacaggactggaaaaggtcagtttttattccaatcccaaagaaagacaatgccaaagaatgctcaaactactgcacagttgcattcatctcacatgctagcaaggtaatgctcaaaattctccaagccaggcttcagcaatatgtgaaccgtggacttccagatgttcaagctggttttagtaaaggcagaggaaccagagatcaaattgccaacatccattggatcatcaaaaaagaaagagagttccagaaaaacatctatttctgctttattgactatgccaaagccttttgactatgtggattacaataaactatggaaaattctgaaagagacgggaataccagaccacctgacctgcctcttgagaaatcagtatgcaggtcaggaagcaacagaactggacatggaacaacagactggttccaaataggaaaaggagtatgtcaaggctgtatattgttactatgcttattaaacttatatgcagagtacatgagaaACAGtatatgagaaatgctgggctggaagaagcgcaagccggaatcaagattgctgggagatatataaataacctcagatatgcagatgacaccacctttatggcagaaagtgaagaagaactaaagagccgcgtgatgaaagtgaaagaggagagtgaaaaagttggcttaaagctcaacattcagaaaacaaagatcatggcatccagtcccattactttatggcaaatagatggggaaacagtagaaacagtgtcagacgttatttttggggtctccaaaatcactgcagatagtgactgcagccatgaaataaaaagatgcttactccttggaagaaaagttatgaccaacctagacagcacattaaaaagcagagacattactttgccaacaatggtcagtctagtcaaggctgtggtttttccagtggtcatgtatggatgtgagagttgggctataaagaaagctgagcaccaaagtattgatgcttttgaactgtggtgttggagaagactcttgagagtcccttggactgcaagcagatccaaccagtccatcctaaaggcaatcagtcctgaatgttcattggaaacactgatgctgaagctgaaactccaatactttggccacctgatgcgaagaactgactcatttgaaaagaccctgatgctgggaaagattgaaggcaggaggagaaggggacaacagaggatgagatggttggatggcatcaccgactcagtggacatgagtctgagtaaactccgggagttggtgatggacagggaggactggtgtgctgcagtccatgtggtcacaaagagttggacatgactgagcgactgaactgaactaactgaacttgacacattttctttcttttccttttgttgtttatTCAACCACACAGACCTGCAAAGCAATTACTTCCTGATGTTCTGCTCCAGTTAGCCCATCCTTTATTACCATCTATCATATCCATGTGATGATAAATTGAATTTGGTATGTTTTACTGGTTACTGTTACAAATTTTTGCTTGATTTTTGATTACCTATTCTAAATTCCCCAGTTGTGTGCTGAGGTACCCTATGGAGcttcatgagggtggagggaggggtttCATATTTTTGCTCAAGTTTGGCCTGTACCTGTTTCCTGCATATTTGTAAGGGCTCAGTTCATGCTTAGGTAAACAACATATCTCTCTCACTCATAATATCTGATAGAATTTACTGTAAATATGTCTCAtgcactaggaaaaaaaaaaagcaggacttTATTCAGAAGACTTTTGACTCAGTCTATAGAAACGTAACTATAC
Above is a genomic segment from Dama dama isolate Ldn47 chromosome 15, ASM3311817v1, whole genome shotgun sequence containing:
- the LOC133069940 gene encoding armadillo repeat-containing protein 1 isoform X1; its protein translation is MNSSSSTMNEEPDALSVVNQLRDLAADPLNRRAIVQDQGCLPGLILFMDHPNPPVVHSALLALRYLAECRANREKMKGELGMMLSLQNVIQKSTTPGETKLLASEIYDILQSSNMADGDSFSEMNSRRRKAQFFLGTTNKRAKTVVLHIDGLDDTSRRNLCEEALLKIKGVISFTFQMAVQRCVVRIRSDLKAEALASAIASTKVMKAQQVVKSESGEEMLVPFQDTPVEVEQNTELPDYLPEDESPTREQDKAVSRVGSHPEAGASWLSTAANFLSRSFYW
- the LOC133069940 gene encoding armadillo repeat-containing protein 1 isoform X2 — its product is MSAWPYFIYGPSQPPCRPLSFARSSILGRVPCQQRKDERRVGNDVKLAKCYTESRRNLCEEALLKIKGVISFTFQMAVQRCVVRIRSDLKAEALASAIASTKVMKAQQVVKSESGEEMLVPFQDTPVEVEQNTELPDYLPEDESPTREQDKAVSRVGSHPEAGASWLSTAANFLSRSFYW